The proteins below come from a single Leptotrichia sp. oral taxon 223 genomic window:
- a CDS encoding VOC family protein gives MNKITCICLGVKNMEKALKFYRDGLGYKTECKVDNPPVCFFDTPGTKFELFPLDLLAKDINEINPPTGNGFSGITLTYNVKNKDDVDKIVELVKKAGGIIVKEPQDVFWGGYHAYFCDLDGYYWEVVWGPDFKFDENGLLQF, from the coding sequence ATGAATAAAATAACTTGTATTTGTTTGGGTGTAAAAAATATGGAAAAAGCATTAAAGTTTTACAGGGATGGTTTGGGATATAAAACAGAATGTAAAGTAGACAATCCTCCGGTATGCTTTTTTGATACGCCTGGAACAAAATTTGAATTATTTCCTTTAGATTTACTTGCAAAAGATATTAATGAAATTAATCCTCCGACAGGTAACGGATTTTCAGGAATTACTTTAACATACAATGTAAAAAATAAGGATGATGTAGATAAAATTGTTGAATTGGTAAAAAAAGCAGGAGGGATTATTGTAAAAGAACCTCAAGATGTATTTTGGGGTGGTTACCATGCGTATTTTTGTGATTTAGATGGATACTATTGGGAAGTGGTTTGGGGACCAGATTTTAAATTTGATGAAAATGGATTATTACAATTTTAG
- a CDS encoding cell division protein FtsZ, with protein MDGIGIKVVGIGTVGNGVLNKMVEKEIAEVEFVGIDTNQENLDKLNVESKILVSEDLREKVQDALKNTDLVFILTEMSEKKNNEIAYVVSEVAKTMGILTVIVVATSINSNGENEEIKKLEEVSDTVIVLPLKKLVEADSSVTFDKLFKKRDEIFIKNVEFITNLIKKQGVVNLDFDDVKIMLGNSGEGIIAFGKGKGQDKVKLATEQIINSPFIKNLQKARKILLSITAGPDIGLTDLQEVTMIINEKFGADQTNMLWGYIMDTELEDKIEVEMLITDFSK; from the coding sequence ATGGACGGTATCGGAATAAAAGTTGTCGGAATTGGTACGGTGGGAAATGGTGTCTTGAATAAAATGGTGGAAAAAGAGATTGCAGAAGTTGAATTTGTGGGAATTGATACAAATCAGGAGAATTTGGATAAATTGAATGTAGAATCAAAAATATTGGTTTCTGAGGATTTAAGAGAGAAAGTGCAGGATGCATTGAAAAATACTGATTTAGTATTTATTTTGACGGAAATGTCGGAAAAGAAGAATAATGAGATAGCCTATGTTGTTTCAGAAGTTGCAAAAACAATGGGAATATTGACAGTGATTGTAGTTGCTACATCAATTAATTCAAATGGAGAAAATGAGGAAATCAAGAAATTAGAAGAAGTTTCTGATACTGTTATAGTTTTGCCTCTTAAAAAATTAGTGGAAGCAGATTCTAGTGTAACTTTTGATAAATTATTTAAAAAAAGAGATGAAATTTTTATAAAAAACGTAGAATTTATAACAAATCTAATAAAAAAACAAGGGGTAGTGAATCTTGATTTTGATGATGTAAAAATAATGCTAGGAAATTCAGGGGAAGGCATAATAGCATTTGGTAAAGGTAAAGGACAGGATAAGGTAAAACTTGCTACAGAACAAATAATAAACAGCCCTTTTATAAAAAATCTTCAAAAAGCGAGAAAGATACTGTTAAGCATTACAGCAGGACCAGACATTGGATTAACGGATTTACAGGAAGTAACTATGATTATAAATGAAAAATTTGGAGCAGACCAAACAAATATGCTATGGGGATACATTATGGATACTGAGCTTGAAGATAAAATTGAAGTGGAAATGCTGATAACGGATTTTTCTAAATAA
- a CDS encoding type III toxin-antitoxin system ToxN/AbiQ family toxin: MRLYEVDESYINYLKLFEGRVLNYSGDNYTKTRKYIGVLLRVNNCDYLAPLSSPNKKRDYNNGKIRKSNNFIIRITDKQRNILLGTIKISNMIPIFDKTVIKYYDVHKESDEGYKKLILKELRFIYANKEKIKKTAIKLYNQKINNMSMDYIKHTIDFLLLEKKAKLYEK; this comes from the coding sequence ATGAGGTTATATGAAGTAGATGAAAGCTATATAAATTATTTGAAACTTTTTGAAGGTAGAGTTTTAAATTATTCAGGAGATAATTATACGAAAACACGAAAATATATTGGAGTGCTTTTAAGAGTGAATAATTGTGATTATTTAGCACCGTTATCATCTCCAAATAAAAAAAGAGATTATAATAATGGAAAAATACGAAAGTCAAATAATTTTATTATTAGAATTACCGATAAACAAAGAAATATTTTACTGGGAACTATAAAAATAAGTAATATGATTCCAATTTTTGATAAAACGGTAATTAAATATTATGATGTTCACAAGGAATCAGATGAAGGCTACAAAAAATTAATTTTAAAGGAATTAAGATTTATTTATGCTAATAAAGAAAAAATTAAAAAAACAGCAATAAAATTATACAATCAAAAAATAAATAATATGTCAATGGATTATATAAAGCATACGATTGATTTTTTATTATTGGAAAAAAAGGCAAAATTGTATGAAAAATAG
- a CDS encoding cell division protein FtsZ, giving the protein MWDIAEDVEEKRNISKKTLNGVKIKIIGIGKTGSNVINKMVVGKDIRADFIAVDTERINLNNSKADTKIFVSSIISYEAVEGLKMQVKKELEKADMAFIMAEMGERTGTFASSIIAEIAKSMDILTVAVVSKPFKFEAPNKIKLAKKGKRRLKHFADTVIVIPYQKLNDLYPDIPMANIYEKGEKSFVIIVKGILDLIKKQGIVNLDFADIKSILRNSGKTVLGFGKTDGEDRAKKAVEQALNTPLLEHSIKGAGKILMNITSGKDIRLEEISQIATAVAKSSENPDLFLAWGTVFEESKFENFEDFEQKGSCVKVYLIATDFCD; this is encoded by the coding sequence ATGTGGGACATTGCCGAAGATGTTGAAGAAAAAAGGAATATCAGTAAAAAAACATTAAATGGAGTAAAAATAAAAATTATAGGGATAGGGAAAACAGGGAGCAATGTGATAAATAAAATGGTAGTAGGAAAGGATATAAGAGCTGATTTTATAGCCGTGGATACCGAAAGAATCAATTTAAACAATTCAAAAGCTGATACAAAAATATTTGTATCTTCAATAATTTCTTATGAAGCCGTAGAAGGGTTAAAGATGCAAGTCAAAAAAGAGCTGGAAAAGGCAGACATGGCATTTATTATGGCTGAAATGGGTGAAAGAACCGGCACATTCGCCTCATCTATTATCGCAGAAATTGCAAAATCAATGGATATATTAACAGTTGCAGTTGTATCAAAGCCCTTTAAATTTGAGGCTCCTAATAAAATAAAGCTTGCTAAGAAAGGAAAGCGAAGATTAAAACATTTTGCTGATACTGTAATAGTCATTCCATATCAAAAATTAAATGATTTATACCCAGACATTCCAATGGCAAATATCTATGAAAAAGGGGAAAAATCCTTTGTAATAATTGTAAAAGGGATATTGGATTTAATAAAGAAACAAGGAATTGTAAATTTGGACTTTGCAGACATTAAATCTATACTACGAAATTCAGGCAAAACAGTACTAGGATTTGGAAAAACAGATGGAGAGGACAGAGCAAAAAAGGCAGTAGAACAGGCACTGAATACACCGCTTCTGGAACACTCAATAAAAGGCGCTGGAAAAATACTAATGAACATAACCTCAGGAAAAGACATACGCCTCGAAGAAATCAGCCAAATCGCCACAGCAGTAGCCAAAAGTTCAGAAAATCCAGACTTATTTCTCGCATGGGGAACAGTCTTTGAAGAATCTAAATTTGAAAATTTTGAAGATTTTGAGCAAAAAGGAAGCTGTGTAAAAGTATATTTGATTGCAACAGATTTTTGCGATTAA
- the msrB gene encoding peptide-methionine (R)-S-oxide reductase MsrB: MKSRSLLLFLILSLALFSVVLSNKNKNRKNRNENKPKKENMIQTGNEDIREIYLAGGCFWGLEAYMERIDGVKDATVGYANGKTEKTSYNIIGATDHAETVHVKYDANKISLSKLLKYYFQVVDPTSINQQGNDRGRQYRTGIYYTNPKDKDIISQEIEEEQKKYKDKIQVEVLPLKNYILAEEYHQDYLRKNPNGYCHIDVSKADEVIIDPKDYPKPSDEELKKRLTPLQYSVTQKKNTEHSFSNEYWDNHEAGIYVDITTGEPLFSSKDKYDSGCGWPSFTKPISKDVVTYANDTSFNMVRTEVLSRSGKAHLGHVFDDGPKDKGGLRYCINSASIKFIPLKDMEKEHYGYLIKLVQ; the protein is encoded by the coding sequence ATGAAATCTAGAAGTTTACTATTATTCTTAATACTATCTTTAGCTTTATTTTCAGTAGTATTGTCAAATAAAAACAAAAATCGAAAGAACAGAAATGAAAATAAACCGAAAAAAGAAAATATGATTCAGACAGGAAATGAAGACATTAGAGAAATTTATCTTGCCGGCGGCTGCTTCTGGGGACTTGAAGCATATATGGAAAGAATTGACGGGGTAAAGGATGCCACGGTTGGTTATGCGAATGGTAAAACTGAAAAAACCAGCTATAATATCATCGGGGCAACAGATCACGCAGAAACAGTTCACGTAAAATATGACGCAAACAAAATTTCTTTGAGCAAACTGCTTAAATATTACTTTCAAGTTGTAGATCCTACTAGCATTAATCAGCAGGGAAATGATAGAGGTAGACAATACAGAACAGGAATTTACTATACCAACCCTAAAGACAAGGACATTATTTCACAAGAAATTGAAGAAGAGCAAAAAAAATATAAAGACAAAATTCAAGTTGAAGTCCTGCCTTTGAAAAATTACATATTAGCAGAAGAATACCATCAGGACTATTTAAGAAAAAATCCTAACGGATATTGTCACATTGATGTCAGTAAGGCAGATGAAGTTATCATTGATCCAAAAGATTATCCAAAACCGAGTGACGAAGAATTGAAAAAACGGCTTACTCCACTGCAATACAGCGTTACACAGAAAAAAAATACTGAACATTCTTTTTCAAACGAGTACTGGGACAATCATGAAGCTGGAATTTATGTGGACATAACAACAGGAGAGCCATTATTTTCCTCAAAAGATAAATACGATTCAGGCTGTGGCTGGCCAAGTTTTACAAAACCTATTTCAAAAGATGTTGTAACTTATGCAAATGATACAAGTTTTAATATGGTAAGAACAGAAGTGCTTAGTCGAAGCGGAAAAGCCCACTTGGGACATGTTTTTGATGATGGACCTAAAGACAAAGGCGGGCTTCGTTATTGCATAAATAGTGCTTCAATCAAATTTATCCCATTAAAAGATATGGAAAAAGAACATTATGGATATTTAATAAAATTAGTTCAGTAA
- a CDS encoding cytochrome c biogenesis protein CcdA: MFNQPLLVGSVFLGGVASFLSPCILPIVPVYLGILSKGKKTVLNTFLFILGLSLTFVSIGFSFSFLTGIFFNDTIKLMAGIIVIILGLHQTGILKFSLLEKNKTLNFDLIGKNSSLQAFLLGLTFSLGWTPCVGPILASVLALAGEKGSAVYGGLMMFIYVLGLATPFILFSFFSQELLKKVRALNQYTNYFKIFGGFLIIFMGILLIINKF, from the coding sequence ATGTTTAATCAGCCATTATTAGTAGGAAGCGTGTTTTTAGGAGGAGTAGCTAGTTTTCTATCTCCATGCATTCTTCCCATTGTTCCTGTATATTTAGGTATTCTAAGCAAAGGGAAAAAAACAGTGCTTAATACCTTTCTATTCATTCTAGGCCTTTCGCTTACTTTCGTGAGCATAGGTTTTAGCTTTAGTTTTCTTACAGGAATATTCTTTAATGATACTATAAAACTTATGGCAGGAATAATTGTAATAATATTGGGACTACACCAGACAGGTATACTAAAATTTAGCCTTTTAGAAAAAAATAAAACTCTAAACTTTGATTTAATTGGAAAAAATTCTTCATTGCAGGCTTTTTTGTTAGGACTGACATTTAGTCTGGGGTGGACTCCATGTGTAGGCCCTATTCTTGCCTCAGTGCTTGCTCTTGCAGGAGAAAAAGGATCTGCAGTCTATGGAGGGCTAATGATGTTTATATACGTCTTAGGTCTTGCCACTCCATTTATTCTATTTTCCTTTTTCTCTCAGGAATTGCTAAAAAAAGTACGAGCTTTAAATCAATACACAAACTATTTTAAAATCTTTGGTGGATTTCTAATTATATTTATGGGAATTTTACTAATAATAAATAAATTTTAA
- a CDS encoding redoxin family protein produces the protein MKKLIAAIATLLSFGAISFGNTLQGVQLKDINNKPVSLNKYKGKKIYIKMWASWCPICLSGLSEINSLSADKSKNFTVITIASPGQKGEKPTAKFIQWYKGLNYKNTTVLLDEKGEVLKRAKVLGYPSNIVLDGNLNIIKTLPGHLTAAQIKGAVK, from the coding sequence ATGAAAAAATTAATTGCAGCAATTGCAACTTTATTAAGTTTTGGAGCGATTTCATTTGGAAATACATTGCAGGGAGTTCAGTTAAAGGATATTAATAATAAACCTGTTTCCCTTAACAAGTATAAAGGTAAGAAAATATATATTAAAATGTGGGCTTCATGGTGTCCTATCTGTCTTTCAGGGTTAAGTGAAATTAATTCTTTAAGTGCAGATAAAAGTAAGAATTTTACAGTTATAACAATTGCTTCTCCAGGACAAAAGGGAGAAAAACCTACAGCTAAATTTATTCAGTGGTATAAAGGGCTCAATTACAAAAATACTACTGTATTGCTGGATGAAAAGGGAGAAGTACTAAAAAGGGCAAAAGTTTTGGGGTATCCATCAAACATTGTACTGGATGGAAACTTGAATATTATTAAAACTTTGCCGGGACATCTGACTGCTGCACAAATCAAAGGAGCTGTTAAATAA
- a CDS encoding response regulator encodes MYSILIIDDEPIIRRGIKTFIDFEKYKINDIYEAEDGNSALKTFSEVLPDLVLLDINIPFKNGLTLAQEMKELKNDVKIAIISGYDYFEYAQKALKIGVEDYILKPVSKTDINEIISKLIYRLEETKKYNEARKIINKISHTEKTAKDVSYSKYKDILTKKIEDKYSEISFNLNSLADEMNLSSGYLSSLFKNLFGIPFQDYLNNMRMEKAKLLLLTTDLKNYEIGELVGIENFNYFNSKFKKTFGMTPKEFKKSVLEKL; translated from the coding sequence GTGTATAGTATTTTAATAATTGATGATGAACCGATTATAAGAAGAGGTATTAAAACCTTTATTGATTTTGAAAAATATAAGATAAATGATATTTATGAGGCAGAAGATGGTAATTCTGCCTTAAAGACTTTTTCTGAAGTTTTGCCTGATCTTGTCTTGCTTGATATAAATATTCCCTTTAAAAATGGGCTGACTCTTGCACAGGAAATGAAAGAGCTGAAAAACGATGTAAAAATAGCCATCATTTCAGGATATGACTACTTTGAATACGCTCAAAAGGCTCTAAAAATCGGAGTTGAAGATTATATTTTAAAACCTGTTTCAAAGACTGATATAAATGAAATAATCTCAAAACTGATTTACAGACTGGAAGAAACTAAAAAATACAACGAAGCCAGAAAAATTATTAATAAAATCAGTCACACTGAAAAAACTGCCAAAGATGTTTCCTACAGCAAGTATAAGGATATTTTAACAAAAAAAATTGAAGACAAATACAGCGAAATTTCCTTTAACTTAAATTCACTGGCGGATGAAATGAACTTATCCTCAGGATATTTAAGTTCGCTTTTTAAAAATTTATTTGGTATTCCTTTTCAGGACTATTTAAATAATATGCGGATGGAAAAGGCAAAGCTACTGCTTTTGACAACGGATCTGAAAAATTATGAAATTGGAGAACTCGTGGGAATAGAAAATTTTAACTACTTCAATTCAAAATTTAAAAAAACTTTTGGAATGACTCCAAAAGAGTTTAAAAAAAGTGTATTGGAGAAACTATGA
- a CDS encoding sensor histidine kinase: protein MKLKRTMKNSMLLQLFFYYLIGNLLFILFLSSIFYYTSKYIIMNKEIEYTNENVISTSRYITLYADKLKNMINLLSVDADVRNFLISGNEDSKKSIKKMIYSILGNNKGIKSITVIGKNGNIVSSDKNNDMKISENMMKEKWYVDAINNSDMPVFNPSRKDSASSMNSALWFLSISRDIKNSKGENLGVIVFDIKYGILERYLNSISFGKQIDNIIVDKNNNIIYYKDVKCFADKKCLAKFSEKNKNKDTYLYETQIENTNWNLRSLANTNDLVTLKKNFSHIVIIIFLVSLAFSSIITFIVITKILKPLIKLENHMQNFENNLREFHLSEKTGYEIQNLVEHFNIMVEKIKYLREYEIKALHSQINPHFLYNTLDTIIWMAEFEDNEKVISITKSLANYFRLSLSNGYEKIPLKDEIMHTKEYLFIQKQRYEDKLSYFFNIEDESLLSIEVPKIIIQPIVENSIYHGIKNLSGNGIITIDVYRQNSTVNISVKDNGIGFEKAKQFKKSKTGGVGTQNVDKRIKFYYGKNYGVFINKENKTEGAEVIIKIPLQSSNNTLF, encoded by the coding sequence ATGAAATTAAAAAGAACTATGAAAAACTCGATGCTGCTTCAGCTATTTTTTTACTATCTGATTGGAAACTTATTATTCATCCTGTTTTTAAGCAGTATTTTTTACTATACTTCAAAATACATCATAATGAATAAGGAAATTGAGTATACTAACGAAAATGTTATAAGTACATCCCGTTATATTACTCTTTATGCTGATAAATTGAAAAATATGATTAATCTTTTGTCTGTTGATGCCGATGTTAGAAATTTTTTAATATCAGGAAATGAAGATTCAAAAAAGAGCATTAAAAAAATGATATATTCAATTCTTGGGAATAATAAAGGAATTAAAAGTATTACTGTAATCGGAAAAAATGGTAACATTGTATCCAGTGATAAAAATAATGATATGAAAATATCAGAAAATATGATGAAGGAAAAATGGTATGTCGATGCGATAAACAATTCAGATATGCCCGTTTTTAACCCCAGCAGAAAAGATTCCGCCTCTTCTATGAACTCAGCTCTCTGGTTTCTGTCAATCAGTCGGGACATAAAAAATTCAAAAGGGGAAAATCTTGGTGTTATCGTTTTTGACATTAAATATGGAATTCTTGAAAGATATTTAAATTCTATTTCTTTCGGAAAACAAATCGACAATATTATAGTAGACAAAAACAACAATATTATTTATTACAAAGATGTGAAATGTTTTGCTGATAAAAAATGTCTTGCAAAATTTTCAGAAAAGAATAAAAATAAAGATACATATTTATACGAAACACAGATTGAAAATACAAACTGGAATTTAAGAAGCCTTGCAAACACAAATGACTTAGTTACCTTAAAGAAAAATTTTTCTCACATAGTTATCATCATTTTCCTAGTTTCACTAGCTTTTTCCTCCATTATTACATTTATCGTAATAACAAAGATTCTAAAGCCTTTAATAAAACTGGAAAATCATATGCAAAACTTTGAAAATAATCTACGGGAATTTCATTTAAGTGAAAAAACAGGCTATGAAATTCAGAACCTTGTGGAACATTTTAATATAATGGTTGAAAAGATTAAATATTTGCGGGAATATGAAATAAAGGCTCTCCACAGCCAAATTAATCCGCATTTTCTGTATAATACGCTAGATACTATCATTTGGATGGCAGAATTTGAAGACAATGAAAAAGTAATCAGTATTACAAAATCACTTGCAAACTATTTTAGGCTCTCCCTTAGCAACGGATACGAAAAAATACCGTTAAAAGATGAAATTATGCACACTAAAGAATATTTATTCATACAAAAACAGAGATACGAAGACAAACTTTCCTATTTTTTCAACATAGAAGATGAAAGCCTGCTTTCCATCGAAGTTCCAAAAATCATAATCCAGCCAATTGTAGAAAACTCCATCTATCACGGAATAAAAAACCTTTCCGGAAACGGAATCATCACAATCGACGTTTACAGACAAAACAGCACAGTCAATATCTCAGTTAAAGACAACGGAATAGGCTTTGAAAAGGCTAAACAGTTCAAAAAAAGCAAGACTGGCGGAGTTGGAACCCAAAATGTCGATAAAAGAATAAAATTCTATTACGGAAAAAATTATGGTGTATTTATAAATAAAGAGAACAAAACCGAAGGAGCAGAAGTAATTATAAAAATTCCGCTTCAATCCAGTAATAATACATTATTTTAA
- the upp gene encoding uracil phosphoribosyltransferase, producing the protein MAVFELKHPLIEHKLTNLRNKNTDTKLFRESLNEIAGLMVYEATKHLPLKEIETETPIQKTTTKVLDEPITLVPILRAGLGMIDGILQLLPNAKVGHLGVYRNEETLEPVYYYAKMPANVVESQVFVVDPMLATGGSMIYTLDYLKDRGVKNITVLCIIGAPEGIKKFCEKHPDVDLYIASIDDGLTENAYIYPGLGDAGDRIFGTK; encoded by the coding sequence ATGGCAGTTTTTGAATTGAAACATCCACTAATTGAACATAAGCTTACAAATTTGAGAAATAAGAATACAGATACTAAACTTTTTAGGGAAAGTCTGAACGAGATAGCAGGACTTATGGTTTATGAAGCGACAAAGCATTTGCCTCTAAAGGAGATTGAAACAGAAACTCCTATTCAGAAAACTACTACAAAAGTTCTGGATGAACCAATAACCTTGGTTCCCATCCTGAGAGCAGGACTTGGAATGATAGATGGAATATTGCAGCTTCTTCCAAACGCAAAAGTAGGACATCTGGGAGTTTACAGAAACGAAGAAACCTTAGAGCCTGTCTACTATTACGCAAAAATGCCCGCAAACGTTGTCGAAAGTCAAGTTTTCGTAGTAGATCCAATGCTTGCAACAGGTGGTTCAATGATTTACACGCTTGATTATCTAAAGGATAGAGGTGTAAAGAACATTACGGTACTTTGTATTATTGGTGCTCCTGAAGGAATAAAGAAATTTTGTGAAAAGCATCCTGATGTAGATCTGTACATTGCCTCAATTGATGACGGACTTACTGAAAATGCATATATCTATCCAGGATTAGGAGATGCGGGAGATAGAATATTTGGAACAAAATAA
- a CDS encoding PG0541 family transporter-associated protein, translated as MKRIEIYFDSYFMDKMKEEMREYGIEQYAIIPQVYSRWSKTLKHFNSHVWPGTDSVLVTYLEDDQAKEIMRLIKMMKIDLGKSISMGAAVLPVDDIIF; from the coding sequence TTGAAGAGGATAGAAATATATTTTGATTCCTACTTTATGGATAAAATGAAAGAGGAAATGCGTGAATATGGAATTGAGCAGTATGCAATAATTCCACAGGTTTACAGCCGCTGGAGCAAAACCTTAAAGCATTTTAACAGTCATGTATGGCCAGGAACAGACAGTGTCTTAGTAACTTATCTGGAAGATGATCAGGCAAAGGAAATTATGCGGCTTATAAAAATGATGAAAATAGATTTAGGTAAGTCCATTTCAATGGGTGCTGCTGTTTTGCCTGTAGATGATATTATTTTTTAA